One Brachyspira pilosicoli P43/6/78 genomic window carries:
- a CDS encoding phosphatase: MKIIADLHTHTIVSQHAFSTVDEIINAAKDKGFLAVAITDHGPKSSDGAKPVHFRSMHNIPEYVNGIRVLRGAEANIIDYDGNIDLRKNVLECLDFVIASYHEDSITPSNIESHTNGYIGLIKNSYVDCLGHVGNPKFAFDMEKIIKLCKDYNKLIEINSASFKVRKGSDTNCKEVALLCKKYNLNIVVTSDSHSKYNVGNHEAALNMLEDINFPEDLILNADFDRLMNYLNSRNRN; the protein is encoded by the coding sequence ATGAAAATAATAGCTGATTTGCATACACATACAATAGTTAGCCAGCATGCTTTTAGTACTGTAGATGAGATTATAAATGCTGCTAAAGATAAAGGTTTTTTAGCTGTTGCTATTACTGATCATGGTCCTAAATCTAGCGATGGTGCAAAGCCTGTGCATTTTAGGTCTATGCATAATATACCTGAATATGTTAATGGTATTAGAGTACTTAGAGGTGCTGAGGCTAATATTATAGATTATGATGGAAATATTGATTTAAGAAAAAATGTTCTTGAATGTTTAGATTTTGTTATAGCTTCTTATCATGAGGATTCTATTACTCCTTCAAATATAGAGTCTCATACTAATGGATATATTGGTTTAATAAAGAATAGTTATGTTGATTGTCTTGGGCATGTAGGAAATCCTAAGTTTGCATTTGACATGGAAAAGATAATTAAACTTTGTAAAGACTATAATAAACTTATAGAGATTAATTCTGCTTCTTTTAAAGTGAGAAAGGGTAGCGATACAAATTGCAAAGAAGTGGCATTACTATGTAAGAAGTATAATTTAAATATTGTAGTTACATCAGATTCTCATTCAAAATATAATGTAGGCAATCATGAAGCTGCTTTGAATATGCTTGAAGATATTAACTTTCCAGAAGATTTAATTTTAAATGCCGATTTTGATAGGCTTATGAATTATTTAAATAGTAGAAATAGAAATTAA